The genomic interval CTGTAAACCGCTTGCGCCAGACTGCGCAAGATGGCATAGTTCACCGCCTGTCGCTCGGGCTTCTGCCCCACTTCCTTCAAGAGCCTTTGAATCTCGAAGCGGCTCTCCAGGCTGTCGGTCTGATATCCCAGCTCTTTCACGAAATCGGTGAGCGCCTTCAGCCGGCGCGGATCGGGGGCCTGGTGTACGCGACGTAGAAAAAGCAAGTCGGCGGCGGCCAAAGCTTCGGCCACGGCTTCGTTGGCCGACAGCATGAACTCCTCGATGACCTGGTGGCTCTCGGAATTCTGCACTTTGTGGGCACCGACGACGCGCCCTTGCTTGTCGAGATCGACCTTCACTTCGTCTAGCGATAATTCCAGCGAGCCGCGCTTCATGCGCCGCGCCCGCAGCATCATGGCCAGCTCGTGCATGCGGCCCACCAAATCGAAAACCTCGGCCGGCAACTTGGCCTTCCATTTTGGCCGATCGGCCAGGTAGTCGTCGATTTCTTCATAGGCAAAGCGGTGCCGGCTGCGAATCGCGGCCGAATGCAGATCCACGCCCACCCGGGCCCCGTCGGCTGTGAACTCGATCATGGCCGTCTTGGTGTACCGCACCCGGCCAGGTTGCAGGCTGGCCAGGCCGTTCGAGATTACCTCGGGTAGCATCGGCAATACACGATCGGGCAAGTACACGCTGGTGGCGCGCTTGTGCGCTTCACGATCCAGCGGCGAGCCTGGCCGCACGAAGTGCGACACGTCGGCAATGTGTACTCCCAGCAGCCAGTGGCCATTTTCTAGTCGTGCCAACGAGATGGCATCGTCAAAATCGCGCGCATCGACGGGATCGATCGTGACGATGACTTCCTGAGTCATGTCGACGCGGCCCGGCGGAATCGATTCGTCGAACTTGTCCGCCTCGGCACGAGCCGCCTCGTTGACGTCTTCGCCAAAATGCTCGGGCAGATTGAACTCGCGAATGATCGACATAGTGTCGACGCCCGGCGCGCCCTGCGGCCCCAGGACTTCGGTGATTACTCCTTCGCCTTCGTGCATGTGCGAAGGAAAGCGGACCATCTCGAAGACGACTTTGTCGCCCGGCTGGGCATTCTTGGCGCCGGGATCACCGACCGAGATGGCCTTGGTAAACACGGTGCCGTCGACCTGCACCATGCCCAAGCCGGCCGACTCGAAGTACGAGCCGACGAACTCATGGGTTTCGCGTTCGAGGACTTCCACGATCACGCCGCGCGGATTGCGGAAGCGGCCGCGCTCTTTCGACGGACGGACCAGCACCTTGTCGCCACTGGCGGCATCGAGCGTGTCTTCGGCCGCGATGTAGATGTCTTGCTCGCGGGTATGCGCTGCGCCCGCGCCCGCGGGGCGCACAAAGCCGAAGCCGCCGGCGGCGCGGCGAAAGACGCCCGTCACGCGGTTGACCACGGCCACGCCGCTACCGGGTCCGACCAGGTGGTTTGATCCGTAGGACAGCTCACCCCGCTTGACGAGCTTCTTGATCGCCCGCTTCAGGTCTGGAACTTCGTCCTGCGCGACGTGCAAGCGCTTGGCCAGCAGCTTCGGCTTGACCGGCCGATAGTCAGGCCGATTGATTAGTTCCAGAAGCTGCTTTTCGAGATCCTGCGGATCGGGATGGGCCATAATTAGATGATGAATGTGGAATGATGAATGATGAAGGGAAGAGCCGCCAGCACGCTTTGCCGCTCTTGATTAGTTGCATCCTTGGATTGATTCATCATTTTGCATTCATCAATGTCCTTCTTATTCGGCGCTGGCCAGCGGACGGGGGTCCGACGAGTAGTTATTCCCCTTGTACAGCTTGCGCCCCAGCCCTTGGTTATAAGCCGTCCAGGGACTCTCCACGTTCGGATCGTCGCGCATCTGCTGATTGAAGTTGTGGACCTTGGCGTCGAGGTTGTCCAGGTGGTGTAGCGCCACGGCTTCGAGCGTCATCGGCAACTTCGGGCTGCCATACTGATACTCGCCATGGTGGCTGATGATGATGTGCTTGAGCCGCAGCACGGTCTCTTCGCAGAGGGCCTCGCCCGAAAGCTTTTCGGCCTCGGCGACTTTCTTTTCCAGCATGCCGATGGCCATGACGACGTGGCCGATCATCTGACCTTCGTCCGAGTAGCTGAAGCCGCGCTCGTAGTTCAGCTCGTAGATCTTCCCCATGTCGTGAATGAACGCGCCCATCAACAGCATGTCGGGATCGATCGAAGGGTAAAGGTCCGTCAGACGATGCACGACCTCCATCAAGTTGGCGACGTGTTCCAGCAGTCCGCCGACGTAGGCGTGGTGGTTTTTCACGCCGGCCGGAGACTTCATGAAGCGCTTCATGAACTCGTCGTCCATCAAGAAGCACTCGGCCAGCGAAACCAATTGCGGGTTCGACATCGCGCGCAGCAATTCACCGACGCGGATCGCCAGGCGATCGATTTCGGCGGGCCCGAGCGGCATGAAGTCGGCCGCCTCGACCTCTTCGTAGCGGGCCTTGCAAATGTTGGCGGCGATCAGTTGCAGTGCGCCTTGATAGAGCTGCGTCGTCCCTTCCACGCGCACAAAGTCGCCGTCGTCGAAGTTCCGATAATCCGAGTCCGAGGCATTCCACATCCGCGCGCTGATCGAACCGGTGCGGTCCGACAGTTCGACTTGCAGATAGAGATTGCCGTTGCGATTCGGTCGCAATTGCTTTTGCGACGCGAGAAAAATCTGATCGACCGCTTCCTGATGCCCCAACTGATTGACAAATCGCCTCGGCATGCCATGACTTTCTACGAGCACCAGGAGCGGATGGACCTCGATCACCGCCAAGGAGCGGACCAATCGGCTTTTTACGAGCCGGATTGCGGAGGCGAGCGAGGGGGACGCCCCTGGGGGCTCAAAACGAGTGATGCAAACGCGGTCCGCGACCTCGCCCTGCGTCACGGCAGGGCCCCGGCGACCGCCAAGCCTTGGATTCTAGGACTCGGCTCCGAGAGCCACAAGGGTCGGCCGCATCACGGCCCCCGCTAGCAGGGGCGTATCCGTCTGGCAACAAAAGCTCGTTTTCTCGTAGAATCCCTCGCCCTGCGATGCCACCCCACCGACGGCGGTGCGATGGTTCGCGGCGCGACCCACGTCGCACCCGGGAAGAAAGGATTCGACCCTGATGAGCATCGCCACGATTCGTAGCCCCGTGCCTCCTGCTGCACGGCCGCGCTGGCCATTATACGTCGCCATCGCCGTGGCCCTGGTCGCCTGGTGCGCGCTCGACGTGCAGCGCCGCGGGCGGATCGATCCGGCGCGACCTCATTTGCATCGCACGGACTTCACGGCGTATACGGAAGCCAGCAGCGCGTTCTTCGACGGCCGTGATCCGTACGGAGTGACGAACACGCGCGGCTGGGGATATTGTTACCCGCCACTGTTCGCGCTGGTGGTGTCGCCGCTTGCGCCACTCGACCCGCGCTGGCAAGTCACGGTCTGGTTTTTTATCAGCGTGGCCGTGGCCTGGGGCATCTATCGTGAAAGCGCGCGGATCTTCAAGCACTTTGCCGTGATGGCGGGCTACACGCCCGCGACGCGTGAATTTCCGCGGTGGATCGGTTGGGCCGCGCTCGCTACGGCGCTATTGCCGGTCCTGAATTGCTTGCAGCGCGGACAGGTCGACGTGCTGAAGCTATACCTGGTCGTGCTGGGTTTTCGGCTGAGCGTCACGGGCACGGCCTGGCGTGCCTGGTTCTGCGGCGGCTTTGCGCTGGCCGCGGCGATCGTGCTAAAGGTGACGCCGCTGTTGCCGGCAGGATTTATCGTGGCCGTTCTGGTGGCGCGCGTGGTGCTGCGCCGACCGGACGATGCCTACGCCAGCCGTCGCACACTTGCCACGGGGTTGGGCCTCGCAGGTGGGGCCCTGGCGTTGCTGTTGCTGGTACCGGGCATGATCGTGGGCTGGCAGGCAAACCTGGGATATCTCGAGCGCTTCTATCACGACAAGTTGACCAAGGCCAACGACCATTTCGATTCGGACAAAACCGGCAACACCCGGTCGCTGCGCAATCAAAGCTTCTCGAACGCCGTGATTCGCTTGGGAGATTTTCTGGGCTATGAATTCTTGGGCGGGCCGGACGATCGATTGATCGATCGCGAGTGGCGCGGCGCGCCGACGATGATCATGGACGACCCTGGCGTAGGGACGGTGCTACTCGTGGCGCGTGCGGCCGCGGGCTTGCTGTTGCTGGCCGCGGGCGTGCTCACGATTTGGCGTCGCGACGTGCTGGGGCAAGC from Pirellulales bacterium carries:
- the rnr gene encoding ribonuclease R, whose protein sequence is MAHPDPQDLEKQLLELINRPDYRPVKPKLLAKRLHVAQDEVPDLKRAIKKLVKRGELSYGSNHLVGPGSGVAVVNRVTGVFRRAAGGFGFVRPAGAGAAHTREQDIYIAAEDTLDAASGDKVLVRPSKERGRFRNPRGVIVEVLERETHEFVGSYFESAGLGMVQVDGTVFTKAISVGDPGAKNAQPGDKVVFEMVRFPSHMHEGEGVITEVLGPQGAPGVDTMSIIREFNLPEHFGEDVNEAARAEADKFDESIPPGRVDMTQEVIVTIDPVDARDFDDAISLARLENGHWLLGVHIADVSHFVRPGSPLDREAHKRATSVYLPDRVLPMLPEVISNGLASLQPGRVRYTKTAMIEFTADGARVGVDLHSAAIRSRHRFAYEEIDDYLADRPKWKAKLPAEVFDLVGRMHELAMMLRARRMKRGSLELSLDEVKVDLDKQGRVVGAHKVQNSESHQVIEEFMLSANEAVAEALAAADLLFLRRVHQAPDPRRLKALTDFVKELGYQTDSLESRFEIQRLLKEVGQKPERQAVNYAILRSLAQAVYSPAEEGHYALASECYCHFTSPIRRYPDLTIHRLIDGILKKKKPRNDLTELVVLGQHCSDRERRAEAAERELTKVKLLAYLGERIGDELDAVVTGVEEYGLFAQGIELPAEGLIHISSLADDYYSFDRRTHSLSGRRSGNSFRLGDLIRVAVARVDVDRRELDLRIVTRGTRPQLVERPQRDMARPPVRPASRETRPKSAGRTGKKNSAGGPKKDRNRGKKRK
- a CDS encoding OB-fold nucleic acid binding domain-containing protein, whose product is MPRRFVNQLGHQEAVDQIFLASQKQLRPNRNGNLYLQVELSDRTGSISARMWNASDSDYRNFDDGDFVRVEGTTQLYQGALQLIAANICKARYEEVEAADFMPLGPAEIDRLAIRVGELLRAMSNPQLVSLAECFLMDDEFMKRFMKSPAGVKNHHAYVGGLLEHVANLMEVVHRLTDLYPSIDPDMLLMGAFIHDMGKIYELNYERGFSYSDEGQMIGHVVMAIGMLEKKVAEAEKLSGEALCEETVLRLKHIIISHHGEYQYGSPKLPMTLEAVALHHLDNLDAKVHNFNQQMRDDPNVESPWTAYNQGLGRKLYKGNNYSSDPRPLASAE
- a CDS encoding glycosyltransferase family 87 protein — its product is MSIATIRSPVPPAARPRWPLYVAIAVALVAWCALDVQRRGRIDPARPHLHRTDFTAYTEASSAFFDGRDPYGVTNTRGWGYCYPPLFALVVSPLAPLDPRWQVTVWFFISVAVAWGIYRESARIFKHFAVMAGYTPATREFPRWIGWAALATALLPVLNCLQRGQVDVLKLYLVVLGFRLSVTGTAWRAWFCGGFALAAAIVLKVTPLLPAGFIVAVLVARVVLRRPDDAYASRRTLATGLGLAGGALALLLLVPGMIVGWQANLGYLERFYHDKLTKANDHFDSDKTGNTRSLRNQSFSNAVIRLGDFLGYEFLGGPDDRLIDREWRGAPTMIMDDPGVGTVLLVARAAAGLLLLAAGVLTIWRRDVLGQAATIGMACTAALVISPISRGYYHTELVPGVLLLPLWLLARDMPRAARWMAWTPVALVLAHYLALPITGRLGLLGIGTATWYAIGVTMLVVGGRVGQVTLSAIPAPKVKLRLHATAATRPPGTPSMSPG